A single region of the Streptomyces sp. NBC_00236 genome encodes:
- a CDS encoding molybdopterin oxidoreductase family protein translates to MTSTATAATATHCPYCALQCGMNLRPVAGDTAVEVEERTDFPVNRGALCGKGRSAPAVLSSAVRLTGPLVRDPASGQLEPAGWDEALARVAEGLRGTRAEHGADAVGVFGGGGLTNEKAYALGKFARVVLGTSQIDYNGRFCMSSAAAAHQRAFGLDRGLPFPLEDIPRTGCVILVGSNLAETMPPALRYLTELRENGGRLIVIDPRRTRTAEQADLHLSPRPGTDLALALGMSHLVVAQGRVDEDFVRERTSGWDEARAGVMAHWPELVERLTGVPVPQLRAAVEMFCEADSGMVLTARGPEQQSKGTDTVGAWINFALATGRAGRPLSGYGCLTGQGNGQGGREHGQKADQLPGYRKLTDPAARRHVAGVWGVDPDSLPGPGRSAYELLDALGTEVRSLLVMGSNPVVSAPHAGHVEERLRSLDFLAVADVVLSETAALADVVLPVTQWAEETGTTTNLEGRVLLRRRAVSAPEGVRSDLDVLHGLAGLLGHGKGFPADPAEVFDELRRASAGGPADYAGITYERIAAEDGVFWPCPDTEHPGTPRLFLDRFATDDGRARFVPVTHRPSAEETDAEYPVVLTTGRVVAQYQSGAQTRRVAELNAAAPGPFVELHPRLAERIGVAEGEPVAVTSRRGRAVAPARITVAIRADTVFMPFHWAGEGRANTLTNPALDPVSKMPEFKVCAVRVEAGAAPQSEVTGAVSADTQPR, encoded by the coding sequence ATGACCAGCACCGCGACTGCCGCCACCGCGACCCACTGCCCGTACTGCGCGCTGCAGTGCGGCATGAATCTGCGCCCGGTGGCCGGTGACACGGCCGTCGAGGTGGAGGAGCGCACCGACTTCCCCGTGAACCGGGGCGCGCTGTGCGGCAAGGGCCGGTCGGCGCCCGCCGTGCTCTCCTCCGCGGTGCGGCTGACCGGGCCGCTCGTACGCGATCCGGCGAGCGGGCAGCTGGAGCCGGCCGGCTGGGACGAGGCGCTGGCCCGTGTCGCCGAGGGGCTTCGGGGGACGCGCGCGGAGCACGGGGCCGATGCCGTGGGGGTCTTCGGCGGCGGCGGGCTCACCAACGAGAAGGCGTACGCGCTCGGGAAGTTCGCCCGGGTGGTGCTCGGCACCTCGCAGATCGACTACAACGGGCGGTTCTGCATGTCGTCGGCGGCCGCCGCGCACCAGCGGGCCTTCGGGCTCGACCGCGGGCTGCCGTTCCCGCTGGAGGACATCCCGCGCACCGGGTGCGTGATCCTCGTGGGGTCGAACCTCGCGGAGACGATGCCGCCCGCGCTGCGCTATCTGACCGAACTGCGGGAGAACGGCGGCCGGCTGATCGTCATCGATCCGCGCCGCACCAGGACCGCCGAGCAGGCGGACCTCCATCTGTCCCCCCGGCCCGGCACCGATCTGGCGCTCGCGCTCGGCATGTCGCACCTGGTGGTGGCGCAGGGGCGGGTGGACGAGGACTTCGTACGGGAGCGCACGAGCGGCTGGGACGAGGCGCGGGCCGGGGTGATGGCCCACTGGCCCGAGCTGGTGGAGCGGCTGACCGGGGTTCCGGTGCCGCAACTGCGCGCGGCCGTCGAGATGTTCTGCGAGGCGGACAGCGGCATGGTGCTCACCGCGCGCGGGCCCGAGCAGCAGTCGAAGGGTACGGACACCGTCGGCGCCTGGATCAACTTCGCGCTGGCCACCGGGCGTGCGGGCCGGCCGCTGTCCGGCTACGGATGCCTGACCGGCCAGGGCAACGGACAGGGCGGTCGTGAACACGGCCAGAAGGCCGACCAGTTGCCCGGCTACCGCAAGCTCACCGACCCGGCGGCGCGCCGTCATGTCGCGGGGGTGTGGGGGGTCGATCCCGACTCGCTGCCGGGGCCGGGGCGCAGTGCGTACGAGCTGCTGGACGCGCTGGGTACCGAGGTTCGGTCGCTGCTGGTGATGGGGTCGAACCCGGTGGTGTCCGCGCCGCACGCGGGGCACGTGGAGGAGCGGCTGCGGTCGCTGGACTTCCTCGCGGTCGCCGATGTGGTGCTGTCGGAGACGGCCGCGCTGGCCGATGTGGTGCTGCCGGTGACGCAGTGGGCCGAGGAGACGGGGACCACCACGAACCTGGAGGGCAGGGTGCTGCTGCGCCGGCGTGCGGTCTCCGCGCCCGAGGGTGTCCGCAGCGATCTGGACGTGCTGCACGGGCTGGCCGGTCTCCTCGGGCACGGCAAGGGGTTTCCGGCCGACCCGGCGGAGGTGTTCGACGAGCTGCGCCGGGCTTCGGCGGGCGGCCCGGCGGACTACGCGGGCATCACGTACGAGCGGATCGCGGCCGAGGACGGGGTCTTCTGGCCGTGCCCGGACACGGAGCACCCCGGTACGCCGCGGCTGTTCCTGGACCGGTTCGCGACGGACGACGGGCGGGCCCGGTTCGTGCCGGTCACGCACCGGCCGTCCGCCGAGGAGACGGACGCGGAGTATCCGGTGGTGCTGACCACGGGCCGGGTCGTCGCCCAGTACCAGTCGGGGGCGCAGACCCGCCGGGTGGCGGAACTGAACGCCGCGGCCCCTGGCCCGTTCGTGGAGCTGCATCCGCGCCTCGCCGAGCGGATCGGGGTGGCCGAGGGCGAGCCGGTCGCGGTCACGTCACGGCGCGGGCGGGCGGTGGCACCCGCCCGGATCACCGTGGCGATCCGGGCGGACACCGTGTTCATGCCGTTCCACTGGGCCGGTGAGGGCCGGGCCAACACGCTGACCAACCCCGCCCTGGACCCGGTGTCGAAGATGCCGGAGTTCAAGGTGTGCGCGGTGCGGGTGGAGGCGGGTGCTGCCCCTCAGAGCGAGGTCACCGGCGCCGTCTCCGCCGACACCCAGCCCAGGTAG
- the cutA gene encoding divalent-cation tolerance protein CutA, with amino-acid sequence MTPPAWLTVLTTTDSEEKAQLLAQGAVEARLAACVQISAPVTSVYRWQNAIESTEEWQLFFKTTAERYDELEAYLQEAHDYDTPEIIALPVLRGSARYLGWVSAETAPVTSL; translated from the coding sequence GTGACACCGCCCGCATGGCTGACCGTGCTGACCACGACGGACAGCGAGGAGAAGGCCCAGCTCCTGGCGCAGGGCGCGGTGGAAGCCAGGCTCGCCGCCTGCGTCCAGATCTCCGCGCCCGTCACCTCCGTCTACCGGTGGCAGAACGCCATCGAGTCGACCGAGGAGTGGCAGCTCTTCTTCAAGACGACCGCCGAACGGTACGACGAACTGGAGGCGTACCTCCAGGAGGCGCACGACTACGACACCCCGGAGATCATCGCCCTGCCGGTGCTCCGGGGCAGCGCCCGCTACCTGGGCTGGGTGTCGGCGGAGACGGCGCCGGTGACCTCGCTCTGA
- a CDS encoding NADPH-dependent FMN reductase — MDLTTAGNTATAPPETAPLKVAVILASNREGRFAPVVAGWFRSRTDGHPGIETDLLDVAALDLPTALSRRPGPEDRAVLAEVAGRLAAADAFVVITPEYNHSYPAPLKNLIDWHFTEWQAKPVAFVSYGGVSGGLRAVEHLRQVFAELHAVSIRDTVSFHNAGALFDDEGRHRDPVGPDAAAKSLLDQLVWWGRALRGARAAHPYGG; from the coding sequence ATGGACCTCACCACAGCCGGAAACACGGCCACCGCTCCGCCCGAGACCGCCCCTCTGAAGGTCGCCGTCATCCTCGCCAGCAACCGCGAGGGCCGCTTCGCGCCCGTCGTCGCCGGCTGGTTCCGCTCCCGCACCGACGGCCACCCGGGCATCGAGACCGACCTGCTCGACGTCGCCGCACTCGACCTTCCGACCGCCCTCTCCCGTCGTCCCGGCCCGGAGGACCGGGCCGTACTGGCCGAGGTCGCCGGCCGGCTGGCCGCCGCCGACGCCTTCGTCGTCATCACGCCGGAGTACAACCACTCCTACCCCGCCCCGCTCAAGAACCTCATCGACTGGCACTTCACCGAATGGCAGGCCAAACCCGTCGCCTTCGTCTCCTACGGCGGGGTCTCCGGCGGTCTGCGCGCGGTCGAGCACCTGCGTCAGGTCTTCGCCGAACTGCACGCCGTCTCCATCCGCGACACCGTCTCCTTCCACAACGCCGGCGCACTCTTCGACGACGAGGGCAGGCACCGCGACCCGGTCGGCCCCGACGCGGCGGCGAAGTCCCTCCTGGACCAACTGGTCTGGTGGGGACGGGCGCTGAGGGGCGCCAGGGCCGCCCATCCGTACGGCGGCTGA
- a CDS encoding aminotransferase class IV family protein, whose translation MTTPAAAPLPYAEFDGHPATEDDLRTAAFFGYGHFTAMQVRDGRVRGLGLHLERLDSANRELFELPLDGGPVRELIRHALRSAGTSDASVRVQGLRPPGAATTTVMVTVRGPARMDPGPVGLKSVPYARTAPHLKRPGEFGQTYYGELARRSGFDDALLTLPDGAVTEGAITNIGFWDGTSVVWPQAPALLGITMALLEQELPGAGVPSLHRPVNLNGLGAYRSAFVTNSQGMAPVARIDDTEFTVDEELMKRLAAAYEAAPRDTL comes from the coding sequence ATGACGACTCCAGCGGCCGCACCCCTCCCCTACGCCGAGTTCGACGGGCATCCGGCCACCGAGGACGACCTGCGCACGGCCGCCTTCTTCGGCTACGGCCATTTCACGGCCATGCAGGTCAGGGACGGCCGGGTGCGGGGCCTGGGGCTGCATCTGGAGCGGCTGGACTCCGCGAACCGGGAGCTGTTCGAACTCCCCCTGGACGGCGGCCCGGTACGGGAACTGATCCGGCACGCGCTGCGGAGTGCGGGGACCTCCGACGCCTCGGTGCGGGTGCAGGGACTGCGGCCGCCGGGCGCGGCCACGACGACCGTCATGGTCACGGTGCGCGGGCCTGCCCGGATGGACCCGGGCCCGGTCGGCCTGAAGTCCGTTCCGTACGCGCGCACCGCGCCGCACCTCAAGCGCCCCGGCGAGTTCGGCCAGACGTACTACGGGGAGCTCGCCCGCAGGAGCGGCTTCGACGACGCCCTGCTGACCCTGCCGGACGGTGCGGTGACCGAGGGCGCGATCACCAACATCGGCTTCTGGGACGGAACTTCGGTCGTCTGGCCGCAGGCGCCCGCCCTGCTGGGCATCACCATGGCGTTGCTGGAACAGGAGTTGCCCGGCGCGGGCGTGCCGTCACTGCACCGGCCGGTGAACCTGAACGGACTGGGTGCCTACCGGTCGGCGTTCGTCACCAACTCGCAGGGCATGGCACCGGTGGCCCGGATCGACGACACCGAGTTCACGGTCGACGAGGAGCTGATGAAGCGGCTGGCGGCAGCGTACGAGGCCGCCCCCCGGGACACCCTCTGA
- a CDS encoding DUF5990 family protein, with amino-acid sequence MQIHIEGSRLPGRDCEPGGDFAGRENIHVGVQRKDRPDELLGLHPGDAPAAHWTLDCTTATGPVGIEVSGPYVQNRLGGRFVYLSWGTVDGDGLFSMFRRAKLMFADIDGDTLEAAVRSGHLTARLPLSDAQGQPLCARVRPPVITWSATAPG; translated from the coding sequence ATGCAGATCCACATCGAGGGCTCCCGCCTGCCCGGCCGCGACTGCGAGCCCGGCGGCGACTTCGCCGGCCGCGAGAACATCCACGTGGGCGTCCAGCGCAAGGACCGGCCCGATGAACTCCTCGGGCTGCACCCCGGCGACGCCCCCGCCGCCCACTGGACCCTGGACTGCACCACCGCCACCGGCCCGGTCGGCATCGAGGTGAGCGGGCCGTACGTGCAGAACCGGCTCGGCGGGCGGTTCGTCTACCTGTCGTGGGGCACGGTCGACGGCGACGGGCTGTTCTCCATGTTCCGGCGGGCCAAGCTGATGTTCGCCGACATCGACGGGGACACCCTCGAAGCGGCCGTGCGCTCCGGGCACCTCACCGCACGGCTGCCGCTGTCCGACGCCCAGGGGCAGCCGCTCTGCGCGAGGGTCCGGCCGCCCGTCATCACCTGGTCCGCCACCGCGCCCGGCTGA
- a CDS encoding class F sortase, translating into MTRKAKGWLLVVAALAGLWLIRNGADTRLTPPAPASADAFAAGPGLLPGSPVADPLRPSAPVRITIPGIRVDAPMMRLGLRADGSLDVPPAGNTDIVGWYEGGPPPGAKGTAIVAGHVDNAEGPSVFYDLGSMKKGSTVEVLRQDGRTAVFSVDAIEVYENEDFPDRRVYGASEHASLRLITCGGGYSPSTGYEGNVVAYAHLTGVR; encoded by the coding sequence GTGACCAGGAAGGCCAAGGGCTGGCTGCTCGTCGTGGCGGCGCTGGCCGGCCTCTGGCTGATCCGGAACGGCGCCGACACCCGGCTGACCCCACCGGCCCCGGCCTCCGCCGACGCCTTCGCCGCCGGTCCCGGACTGCTGCCCGGATCACCGGTCGCCGACCCGCTGCGGCCCTCCGCGCCCGTCCGCATCACGATTCCGGGCATCCGGGTCGACGCCCCGATGATGCGGCTCGGACTCCGAGCGGACGGCAGCCTCGACGTACCTCCGGCCGGGAACACCGACATCGTCGGCTGGTACGAGGGCGGCCCGCCGCCCGGCGCCAAGGGCACCGCGATCGTCGCCGGTCACGTCGACAACGCCGAGGGCCCGTCCGTCTTCTACGACCTGGGGTCGATGAAGAAGGGCAGCACCGTCGAGGTGCTCCGCCAGGACGGCCGCACCGCCGTCTTCTCGGTCGACGCGATCGAGGTGTACGAGAACGAGGACTTCCCCGACCGGCGGGTGTACGGGGCCTCGGAGCACGCCTCGCTGCGCCTGATCACCTGCGGCGGCGGGTACTCGCCGTCGACCGGCTACGAGGGCAACGTGGTGGCGTACGCCCATCTCACCGGGGTGCGCTGA
- a CDS encoding sulfite exporter TauE/SafE family protein has translation MPDITLTTLVVLCLAAAAAGWIDAVVGGGGLLLLPALLLGLPHVPAAQILGTNKAVAIVGTSGAAVTYVRKAPVRVGTALRIGLAALAGSMTGAFFAAGISSEVLRPVIMVVLVAVAAFVMLRPQFGRSAEDGTAPRVTRARTVTAIVLVGGGIGLYDGLFGPGTGTFLVLALTAVLHLDLVTASATAKIVNVCTNGGALAMFAYQGNVMWQLAALMAVFNLAGGLFGARMALRKGSEFVRGVLLVVVFSLVAKLAFDQWQA, from the coding sequence ATGCCTGACATCACCCTGACCACCCTCGTCGTGCTCTGCCTCGCCGCAGCCGCGGCCGGCTGGATCGACGCCGTGGTCGGGGGCGGCGGACTCCTGCTGCTGCCCGCGCTGCTGCTCGGACTGCCGCACGTCCCGGCCGCCCAGATCCTCGGCACGAACAAGGCCGTCGCGATCGTCGGCACCTCGGGCGCCGCCGTCACCTATGTGCGCAAGGCGCCCGTGAGGGTCGGCACGGCGCTGCGGATCGGTCTTGCGGCGCTCGCCGGATCGATGACCGGTGCCTTCTTCGCCGCCGGGATCAGCAGCGAGGTGCTGCGCCCGGTGATCATGGTGGTGCTGGTGGCCGTCGCCGCGTTCGTGATGCTGCGGCCCCAGTTCGGCCGGTCCGCCGAGGACGGCACGGCGCCCCGGGTGACCCGGGCCCGCACCGTCACCGCGATCGTCCTGGTGGGCGGCGGCATCGGCCTGTACGACGGGCTGTTCGGACCGGGCACCGGCACCTTCCTCGTGCTGGCGCTCACGGCGGTGCTCCACCTCGACCTGGTGACGGCCTCCGCCACCGCCAAGATCGTCAACGTCTGCACCAACGGCGGGGCCCTGGCGATGTTTGCGTACCAGGGCAACGTGATGTGGCAGCTGGCCGCGCTGATGGCGGTGTTCAACCTGGCGGGCGGCCTGTTCGGGGCGCGGATGGCGCTGCGCAAGGGCAGCGAGTTCGTCCGCGGGGTGCTGCTGGTGGTGGTCTTCTCGCTGGTCGCGAAGCTCGCCTTCGACCAGTGGCAGGCCTGA
- a CDS encoding NAD(P)/FAD-dependent oxidoreductase, with translation MRTRTENTARVVVIGAGMAGARLAARVPDVTVIGEESHAPYNRVLLAEVLAGRYPADVIALPPAEVRRGVRVVRIDRDDRLVHCNDGSVVHYGRLVLATGSNPVLPPLRGLGNTMPDGVHAFRTLDDCMALRASVRPGVSAVVIGGGLLGVSAARALAECGAQVVLAQQGEHLMERQLDAESAGLLRSHLESLGVEVHTECRVRGLRCADGAVRAVELADGYELAAEITVLACGVRPRTGLAQAAGLEVRKGVVVDDELRTSDPYVHAVGDCAEHRSTVYGLAGPALEQADVLAEVLAGRPARYEGTRALTRLTLNGPADPGTASLDLAAFGDSRPLPGDDVIRLADATRGAYRTVVVRGDRLAGGVLLGDLAAVGTLARTWQDDAPLPAETSLLHLLTNDGGF, from the coding sequence ATGAGGACACGGACGGAGAACACGGCGCGGGTGGTGGTGATCGGCGCCGGGATGGCGGGCGCACGCCTGGCCGCCCGGGTGCCCGATGTCACCGTCATCGGCGAGGAGTCGCACGCCCCCTACAACCGGGTGCTGCTGGCCGAGGTGCTGGCCGGGCGTTATCCGGCGGACGTGATCGCCCTTCCCCCGGCCGAGGTCAGGCGCGGGGTGCGGGTGGTGCGGATCGACCGGGACGACCGGCTGGTGCACTGCAACGACGGAAGCGTCGTGCACTACGGGCGGCTGGTGCTGGCGACCGGATCCAATCCGGTACTGCCGCCGCTGCGCGGGCTCGGCAACACGATGCCGGACGGGGTGCACGCCTTCCGCACCCTCGACGACTGCATGGCGCTGCGCGCCTCGGTGCGGCCGGGGGTGAGCGCGGTCGTCATCGGCGGCGGCCTCCTGGGCGTGTCGGCGGCCCGGGCGCTGGCCGAGTGCGGAGCCCAGGTGGTGCTGGCCCAGCAGGGCGAGCACCTCATGGAGCGGCAGCTGGACGCGGAGTCGGCCGGGTTGCTGCGAAGCCACCTGGAGTCCCTCGGCGTCGAGGTGCACACCGAGTGCCGGGTCCGCGGGCTGCGCTGCGCCGATGGTGCGGTCCGGGCCGTGGAACTGGCCGACGGTTACGAGCTGGCGGCCGAGATCACCGTGCTGGCCTGCGGGGTGCGTCCCCGGACGGGCCTCGCGCAGGCGGCCGGTCTGGAGGTCCGCAAGGGCGTCGTCGTCGATGACGAGCTGCGGACCTCCGACCCGTACGTCCACGCCGTGGGCGACTGCGCCGAGCACCGCTCCACCGTGTACGGGCTCGCGGGCCCGGCGCTGGAGCAGGCCGATGTGCTCGCCGAGGTCCTGGCGGGCCGGCCGGCGCGTTACGAAGGCACCCGGGCCCTGACCCGGCTGACGCTCAACGGCCCGGCCGATCCCGGTACGGCATCGCTCGACCTCGCCGCCTTCGGCGACTCCCGGCCGCTGCCCGGCGACGACGTGATCCGGCTGGCGGACGCCACCCGGGGCGCGTACCGCACCGTCGTCGTCCGCGGCGACCGGCTGGCCGGCGGTGTGCTGCTCGGCGATCTCGCCGCGGTCGGCACCCTGGCCCGCACCTGGCAGGACGACGCACCGCTCCCCGCCGAAACGTCCCTGCTCCACCTGCTCACCAACGACGGAGGCTTCTGA
- the nirB gene encoding nitrite reductase large subunit NirB: protein MPVSTFPTAHTSTAAAVPTIVVVGHGMVGQRFLEALADRGLTATAGTARVVVLCEEPRPAYDRVQLTSYFSGKTPEDLSLVEQGFMERHGFELRIGDPAESLDREARTVTGRSGETFRYDTLVLATGSYPFVPPVPGKDTEGCFVYRTIEDLLAIEEYARTATTGAVVGGGLLGLEAAGALKGLGLDTHVVEFAPRLMPVQVDEGGGAALLRTIENMGLTVHTGVGTQEVTAGEDGSVNGMSLSDGSSLATDLVVFSAGVRPRDQLARDCGLAVGQRGGIIVDEECRTSDPAVFAIGECALASDGRVYGLVAPGYEMAQTAAEVIAGKEASFTGADLSTKLKLLGVDVASFGDAHGTSEGCLDVVYADSRSGVYKKLVIGQDGTLLGGVLVGDADQYGTLRPMTGTVLPVAPEQLVLPAGAGGPVTLGPSSLPDEAVICSCHNVTKGAICEHTTLPEVKKCTKAGTGCGSCVKVIGQLLPQSQDRGLCGCFSYTRSELYEIVRTLEITSYAELLDSHGREAARGGEGCEVCKPTVGSIIASLAPTVGASGYVLDGEQAALQDTNDHFLANLQRNGSYSIVPRIPGGEITPEKLIVIGEVARDFGLYTKITGGQRIDLFGARVDQLPLIWTRLVDAGFESGHAYGKSLRTVKSCVGQTWCRYGVQDSVKMAIDLELRYRGLRSPHKLKSAVSGCARECAEARGKDFGIIATAGGWNLYVGGNGGATPRHADLLAQDMSDAELVRLIDRFLMFYIRTADRLERTSTWLDRIEGGLEHVRDVVVHDSLGLCDELERLMADHVRGYRDEWAETINDPERLRRFVTFVNAPDAPDPSVKFVPERDQVKPDLDILAGPVLAIRTLEGTAS, encoded by the coding sequence ATGCCGGTGTCCACTTTCCCGACCGCCCACACCTCCACCGCAGCAGCCGTGCCGACCATCGTGGTCGTCGGGCACGGAATGGTCGGCCAGCGGTTCCTGGAGGCCCTCGCCGACCGCGGGCTGACGGCCACCGCCGGCACCGCCCGCGTCGTCGTCCTGTGCGAGGAGCCCCGCCCCGCCTACGACCGGGTGCAGCTGACCTCGTACTTCTCGGGGAAGACGCCCGAGGACCTGTCGCTGGTCGAGCAGGGCTTCATGGAGCGGCACGGCTTCGAGCTGCGGATCGGTGACCCCGCCGAGTCGCTGGACCGCGAGGCGCGCACGGTCACCGGCCGCTCCGGCGAGACCTTCCGTTACGACACCCTGGTGCTGGCCACCGGCTCCTACCCGTTCGTCCCGCCCGTCCCGGGCAAGGACACCGAGGGCTGTTTCGTCTACCGCACGATCGAGGACCTCCTCGCGATCGAGGAGTACGCGAGGACGGCGACGACCGGCGCGGTCGTCGGCGGCGGGCTCCTCGGACTGGAGGCGGCGGGCGCGCTGAAGGGCCTCGGACTCGACACCCACGTGGTGGAGTTCGCGCCCCGGCTGATGCCCGTCCAGGTCGACGAGGGCGGCGGCGCGGCGCTGCTGCGCACCATCGAGAACATGGGCCTGACCGTCCACACGGGCGTCGGCACCCAGGAGGTCACCGCCGGCGAGGACGGCTCCGTGAACGGGATGTCGCTCTCCGACGGCTCCTCGCTCGCCACGGACCTGGTGGTCTTCTCGGCCGGTGTCAGGCCCCGCGACCAGCTGGCCCGGGACTGCGGTCTCGCGGTCGGGCAGCGCGGCGGCATCATCGTCGACGAGGAGTGCCGCACCTCCGACCCGGCGGTCTTCGCGATCGGCGAGTGCGCGCTCGCCTCCGACGGCCGGGTGTACGGCCTGGTGGCGCCCGGCTACGAGATGGCGCAGACGGCCGCCGAGGTGATCGCGGGCAAGGAGGCGTCGTTCACCGGCGCCGACCTGTCGACGAAGCTGAAGCTGCTCGGTGTGGACGTGGCGTCCTTCGGTGACGCCCACGGCACCTCCGAGGGCTGCCTGGACGTCGTGTACGCGGACTCCCGCTCCGGCGTCTACAAGAAGCTGGTGATCGGCCAGGACGGCACGCTGCTCGGCGGGGTGCTCGTCGGGGACGCCGACCAGTACGGCACGCTGCGCCCGATGACGGGCACGGTCCTGCCGGTCGCCCCCGAGCAGCTGGTGCTTCCGGCCGGCGCGGGCGGCCCGGTGACCCTCGGCCCCTCCTCGCTGCCCGACGAGGCCGTGATCTGCTCCTGCCACAACGTCACCAAGGGCGCGATCTGCGAGCACACCACGCTGCCCGAGGTGAAGAAGTGCACCAAGGCCGGTACCGGCTGCGGCAGTTGCGTCAAGGTCATCGGCCAGCTGCTCCCGCAGAGCCAGGACCGGGGCCTGTGCGGGTGCTTCTCGTACACCCGCAGCGAGCTGTACGAGATCGTCCGCACCCTGGAGATCACGTCGTACGCCGAGCTGCTCGACTCGCACGGCCGTGAGGCGGCGCGCGGGGGTGAGGGCTGCGAGGTCTGCAAGCCCACGGTCGGCTCGATCATCGCCTCGCTGGCGCCGACGGTCGGCGCGAGCGGCTATGTCCTGGACGGTGAGCAGGCCGCCCTCCAGGACACCAACGACCACTTCCTGGCCAACCTCCAGCGCAACGGTTCGTACTCGATCGTGCCGCGCATCCCCGGCGGTGAGATCACTCCGGAGAAGCTGATCGTGATCGGTGAGGTGGCCCGGGACTTCGGCCTCTACACCAAGATCACCGGTGGTCAGCGGATCGACCTGTTCGGCGCCCGCGTCGACCAGCTGCCGCTGATCTGGACCCGGCTGGTCGACGCGGGCTTCGAGTCGGGGCACGCGTACGGGAAGTCGCTGCGGACGGTCAAGTCCTGTGTGGGGCAGACCTGGTGCCGCTACGGCGTGCAGGACTCCGTGAAGATGGCGATCGACCTGGAGCTGCGCTACCGGGGCCTGCGCTCCCCGCACAAGCTGAAGTCGGCGGTCTCCGGATGCGCCCGCGAATGCGCCGAGGCGCGCGGCAAGGACTTCGGGATCATCGCCACGGCGGGCGGCTGGAACCTGTACGTGGGCGGCAACGGCGGCGCCACCCCGCGCCACGCGGACCTGCTCGCCCAGGACATGTCCGACGCCGAACTGGTCCGCCTCATCGACCGGTTCCTGATGTTCTACATCCGCACCGCGGACCGGCTGGAGCGCACCTCGACCTGGCTGGACCGGATCGAGGGCGGCCTGGAGCACGTACGGGACGTCGTCGTCCACGACTCGCTGGGGCTCTGCGACGAGCTGGAGCGGCTGATGGCCGACCACGTCCGCGGCTACCGCGACGAGTGGGCCGAGACCATCAACGACCCGGAGCGGCTGCGCCGCTTCGTCACCTTCGTCAACGCACCCGACGCACCCGACCCGTCGGTGAAGTTCGTCCCGGAACGCGACCAGGTCAAGCCCGACCTGGACATCCTCGCGGGCCCGGTTCTCGCCATCCGCACTCTTGAAGGGACCGCCTCCTGA
- the nirD gene encoding nitrite reductase small subunit NirD — protein MTTQTMNGTMEAAQDTGVIRLAAGDDWFTVCDRSLLTPGRGVAALLPDGRQVALFVDRAGRTYAIDNRDPFTGAYVLSRGLVGSEGGQPFVASPLLKQRFDLATGACLDDDEVSVPVFAVRAD, from the coding sequence ATGACGACCCAGACGATGAACGGGACGATGGAAGCCGCGCAGGACACCGGGGTCATCCGGCTCGCCGCCGGGGACGACTGGTTCACGGTCTGCGACCGCTCGCTGCTGACGCCCGGCCGCGGAGTCGCCGCGCTCCTCCCGGACGGCCGGCAGGTCGCGCTGTTCGTGGACCGGGCGGGACGCACGTACGCGATCGACAACCGCGACCCGTTCACCGGTGCGTACGTCCTGTCGCGCGGGCTGGTCGGTTCGGAGGGCGGGCAACCGTTCGTCGCCTCGCCGCTCCTGAAGCAGCGCTTCGACCTGGCGACGGGTGCCTGCCTGGACGACGACGAGGTCTCGGTGCCGGTCTTCGCAGTCCGCGCGGACTGA